The proteins below come from a single Chloroflexota bacterium genomic window:
- a CDS encoding pyridoxamine 5'-phosphate oxidase family protein: MTLPTEVLAVFDHFRTCEFSTITKDGTPMTWPMPAHYLPEQKQFLLTTSIGLPQKAFNIRREPRVSLLFSNSTGSGLANPPAVLVQGTAVAPDKVVTALDACAGLKEYWRDTIFARQPASEIFSNNPLAQKIMDWYYMRLIIHVSPRRILWWPNGDFTQPALDVA; the protein is encoded by the coding sequence ATGACTCTTCCTACTGAAGTCCTCGCCGTCTTCGATCACTTCCGCACCTGTGAATTTTCCACCATCACCAAAGATGGCACGCCGATGACGTGGCCCATGCCAGCCCATTACCTGCCGGAGCAGAAGCAGTTTCTTCTCACCACTTCCATCGGCCTGCCACAAAAAGCGTTCAACATCCGGCGGGAGCCGCGAGTCTCTTTGCTCTTCTCCAACTCGACCGGAAGCGGTCTGGCGAACCCGCCCGCCGTGCTGGTGCAAGGCACAGCCGTCGCGCCCGACAAAGTTGTAACGGCGCTTGATGCTTGTGCGGGATTGAAAGAGTATTGGCGCGACACCATCTTCGCCCGCCAGCCTGCTTCGGAAATTTTCAGCAACAACCCGCTGGCCCAGAAGATAATGGACTGGTATTACATGCGGCTGATCATTCACGTCAGCCCGCGCCGCATTTTGTGGTGGCCGAATGGCGATTTCACGCAACCAGCTCTCGATGTGGCCTAA
- a CDS encoding pyridoxamine 5'-phosphate oxidase family protein has protein sequence MSNRLATAKNIWVATVRPDGRPHLAPVWFVTANGHWYFVTDPKSVKARNLHSNSRMALSLEDGNDPLVVEGEASPVQPSVEVIRLFKEKYDWDITTDTQYSKVYEVRVSRHLMGKE, from the coding sequence ATGAGCAATCGGCTTGCCACCGCCAAAAACATTTGGGTTGCCACCGTCCGGCCCGATGGCCGCCCGCATCTGGCGCCGGTCTGGTTCGTCACCGCTAACGGCCACTGGTATTTTGTCACCGACCCCAAGAGCGTGAAGGCGCGAAACTTGCACAGCAACTCCAGGATGGCTCTTTCGCTCGAAGATGGCAACGATCCGTTAGTTGTCGAGGGCGAAGCCAGCCCGGTTCAGCCCTCCGTCGAAGTCATTCGATTATTCAAAGAAAAGTATGATTGGGACATCACAACCGACACCCAGTACAGCAAAGTTTACGAAGTACGGGTTAGCCGTCATTTGATGGGGAAGGAGTAG
- a CDS encoding AAA family ATPase: MRFDRFTERAQDAAARAYEILQRYSHNQVDTEHILLALLEQPDGVIPQILEKLSVDIELIKRRIDDVLRASPKVAIYGGGAGQVFITPRVKRIIDLANEEANRLKDEYISTEHIFLAILSERNTAVARILSEAGVTKERVNDAVKDIRGGQRVTDPQAETRYRTLEKYSRDLTAAAKEGKLDPVIGRDDVIMRVIQILSRRTKNNPVLIGEAGVGKTAVVEGLAQKIATNDVPEILLGKKVISLDLGAMIAGSRFRGEFEERLKAAIEEIQRSQGDIILFIDELHTVVGAGAAQGAMDASNMLKPALARGELQCVGATTLDEYRKHIEKDAALERRFSPVFVEEPSVEDTIEMLKGLRDRYEAHHKVTITDSALEAAAKLSQRYVTERSLPDKAIDLMDEAAAKLRVALYSLPPELKELKVDVDRLQAEEDAASAARDYQRAAEIKVQRIRHEDDFNHKRDAWEAEQHLDEKVDEKDIAAVISQWTGIPLNQMLETESAKLLHMEERLHERIIGQDAAIHALADAIRRARSGLKSPKRPIGSFIFLGSSGVGKTELAKALAGFMFDDEDALVRVDMSEYREQHTVSRLFGAPPGYVGYDEGGQLTEAVRRRPYRVVLFDEIEKAHPDIWNALLQILDDGRLTDGQGRTVDFRNTVLIMTSNLGTEFVQKSGSLGFLRHGEDSKEDENHEKIEKALKSTFRPEFINRVDEIIIFSPLSLEDVERIVELQLKDIRDRIGEHGLKLELTEAARKWLAKQGYDKAFGARPLRRALQKFVESPLSVQMLRGDFASGDTVTVDVKEDQIEFRKGGDSIPVEQMQTTEA, translated from the coding sequence ATGCGATTTGACCGATTCACCGAGCGCGCCCAGGATGCCGCCGCGCGCGCTTACGAAATCCTGCAACGATACAGCCACAACCAGGTGGACACCGAACACATCCTGCTGGCTCTGCTCGAACAGCCCGACGGCGTGATCCCGCAAATTCTGGAGAAGCTGTCGGTGGACATCGAGTTGATCAAGCGCCGCATTGACGACGTGCTGAGGGCCAGCCCCAAGGTTGCCATTTACGGCGGCGGGGCCGGGCAGGTGTTCATCACCCCGCGCGTCAAGCGGATCATTGACCTGGCCAACGAAGAAGCCAACCGGCTCAAGGACGAATACATCTCGACCGAGCACATCTTCCTGGCGATCCTGTCGGAGCGCAACACCGCTGTCGCCCGAATCTTGAGCGAAGCCGGCGTGACCAAAGAGCGGGTGAACGATGCCGTGAAAGACATTCGCGGCGGACAGCGGGTGACTGACCCTCAGGCCGAGACTCGCTATCGCACCCTCGAGAAGTACAGCCGCGACCTCACCGCCGCCGCCAAAGAGGGCAAGCTTGATCCAGTGATTGGCCGCGACGACGTGATCATGCGCGTCATTCAAATCCTGTCGCGCCGCACCAAAAACAATCCGGTGTTGATCGGCGAGGCGGGCGTGGGCAAGACCGCCGTCGTCGAAGGGCTGGCCCAGAAGATTGCCACCAACGACGTGCCGGAAATTTTGCTCGGCAAGAAAGTGATCTCGCTCGACCTGGGCGCGATGATCGCCGGCAGCCGATTCCGGGGCGAGTTCGAGGAGCGGCTCAAGGCCGCCATTGAGGAGATTCAACGCTCGCAGGGCGACATCATTTTGTTCATTGACGAACTACACACGGTTGTTGGCGCGGGCGCGGCTCAGGGCGCGATGGACGCCAGCAACATGCTCAAACCGGCGCTGGCGCGCGGCGAACTGCAATGTGTGGGCGCGACCACGCTCGACGAATATCGCAAGCACATCGAAAAGGACGCCGCCCTCGAACGGCGCTTCAGTCCGGTCTTCGTCGAAGAGCCGAGCGTCGAGGACACCATCGAAATGCTCAAGGGCCTGCGCGACCGCTACGAAGCGCACCACAAGGTGACCATCACCGACTCGGCCCTGGAAGCGGCGGCCAAACTTTCGCAACGCTACGTCACCGAACGTTCACTGCCCGACAAAGCGATTGACTTGATGGACGAAGCCGCCGCCAAGCTCCGGGTGGCCTTGTACTCTCTGCCGCCTGAACTCAAGGAATTGAAAGTGGACGTGGATCGCCTGCAAGCCGAAGAAGACGCCGCCTCTGCCGCCCGCGATTACCAGCGGGCCGCCGAGATCAAAGTGCAACGCATCCGCCACGAAGACGACTTCAATCATAAACGCGACGCTTGGGAAGCCGAGCAACACCTTGACGAGAAGGTGGACGAGAAGGACATCGCCGCTGTGATCTCGCAGTGGACGGGCATCCCGTTGAACCAAATGCTGGAAACAGAGTCGGCCAAACTGTTGCACATGGAAGAGCGTTTGCACGAGCGCATCATCGGCCAGGATGCCGCCATCCATGCCCTGGCCGACGCCATCCGCCGCGCCCGCTCCGGCCTCAAGTCGCCCAAGCGGCCTATTGGCTCGTTCATCTTCCTCGGCTCGTCGGGCGTGGGCAAGACAGAACTGGCGAAGGCGCTGGCCGGATTCATGTTCGACGACGAAGACGCGCTGGTGCGGGTGGACATGAGCGAATACCGCGAGCAACACACAGTCAGCCGGCTCTTCGGGGCGCCGCCCGGCTACGTGGGCTACGACGAAGGCGGCCAACTCACTGAGGCCGTCCGACGGCGGCCTTATCGCGTGGTGCTGTTCGACGAGATCGAAAAGGCCCACCCGGACATCTGGAACGCGCTTTTGCAAATTCTGGACGATGGCCGCCTGACCGACGGCCAGGGCCGCACGGTGGATTTCCGCAACACGGTGCTGATCATGACCAGCAACCTGGGCACTGAGTTTGTGCAGAAATCCGGCTCGCTGGGCTTTTTGCGGCACGGCGAAGATAGCAAAGAGGACGAGAACCACGAGAAGATCGAGAAGGCGCTCAAGTCCACCTTCCGCCCCGAGTTCATCAACCGGGTGGACGAGATCATCATCTTCTCGCCGCTCAGCCTGGAAGATGTGGAGCGCATTGTGGAATTGCAGTTGAAGGACATCCGCGACCGCATTGGCGAGCATGGCCTGAAACTGGAGTTGACCGAGGCCGCCCGCAAGTGGCTGGCCAAGCAGGGCTACGACAAAGCTTTCGGTGCGCGGCCACTGCGCCGGGCCTTGCAGAAGTTTGTGGAAAGCCCGCTCTCGGTGCAGATGTTGCGCGGCGATTTTGCTTCTGGTGACACGGTGACGGTGGACGTGAAGGAAGACCAGATCGAGTTCCGCAAAGGCGGCGACAGCATCCCGGTCGAGCAGATGCAGACGACGGAGGCGTAG
- a CDS encoding methyltransferase domain-containing protein → MLPLDRQNEYRNRYRALNPGWQPSGDVYERLVRDSISPQTRLLDLGGGRGGLIERIRFHVGLAAALDPDLDSLLDHRTPDVCRLCGLADLLPFSANSFDVVTASWLLEHLTAPEAVFNEIQRILKPGGLFIFLTPNALHPLLIANRLSKLAPALQRKLVPHLYARSEADTFPVQYKANTAKALQRLCNRVGFTLQLHLIPDPTYTAFNESLFRLSAWAEQLIPKSLKIHLVGVAAKRL, encoded by the coding sequence GTGCTTCCCCTCGACCGCCAAAACGAATACCGCAACCGTTACCGCGCCCTCAACCCCGGCTGGCAACCGAGTGGCGACGTTTACGAGCGGCTCGTTCGCGACTCGATTTCACCGCAGACTCGATTGCTCGACCTCGGCGGCGGGCGCGGCGGACTGATTGAACGGATTCGCTTTCACGTCGGTTTAGCCGCCGCCCTCGACCCCGACCTTGACTCTCTCCTCGATCATCGCACGCCTGACGTTTGTCGTTTGTGTGGCCTGGCCGACTTACTTCCCTTCTCGGCCAACTCGTTCGATGTCGTTACCGCTTCGTGGTTGCTCGAACACCTGACCGCGCCAGAGGCGGTTTTCAATGAAATCCAGCGCATTCTCAAACCGGGCGGCCTCTTCATCTTTCTCACACCTAACGCTCTGCACCCGCTTCTCATTGCCAACCGTCTGAGCAAACTTGCACCTGCTCTTCAACGCAAACTCGTTCCCCATCTCTACGCTCGTTCCGAAGCCGACACGTTTCCGGTGCAGTACAAAGCTAACACGGCGAAGGCGCTTCAACGCCTCTGTAACAGAGTCGGCTTCACCCTCCAACTCCACCTCATCCCTGACCCGACTTACACGGCTTTCAATGAGTCGTTATTTCGGTTGTCAGCTTGGGCGGAGCAATTGATTCCCAAGTCGCTCAAAATCCATCTGGTCGGTGTAGCGGCAAAAAGGTTGTGA
- a CDS encoding Uma2 family endonuclease, producing MEAVLDPLIRSPKLPKYIQQLEATLAEEQRKRQAFYETVKEGDKVEFINGEVVMHSPVKLMHNEFSGALYQLIAAFAGKNNLGITGHEKLMISLTRNDYEPDVCFFGKEKAAHLRPDQLRFPAPDFIAEVLSDSTANVDRGVKFEDYAAHGVAEYWIIDPEAQTVEQYLLDGEAYKLAVKTDSANNATLKSAAIPGFAIPVLALFDSTERQRALRNLLA from the coding sequence ATGGAAGCAGTGCTTGACCCTCTCATCCGCTCGCCAAAACTGCCGAAGTACATTCAGCAGTTGGAAGCCACACTCGCCGAAGAACAGCGCAAGCGACAGGCGTTCTACGAAACCGTCAAAGAAGGCGACAAAGTTGAATTTATCAATGGAGAAGTTGTAATGCACTCGCCAGTCAAATTGATGCACAACGAGTTTTCAGGGGCTTTATACCAACTGATTGCCGCTTTCGCAGGGAAGAATAATCTCGGCATTACTGGTCATGAAAAATTGATGATCTCTCTCACGCGCAACGACTATGAACCGGATGTCTGTTTCTTCGGCAAAGAGAAGGCGGCGCATTTACGACCAGATCAGTTGCGCTTCCCTGCCCCGGACTTCATCGCCGAAGTGCTTTCCGACAGCACTGCTAATGTTGATCGCGGCGTGAAGTTTGAAGATTATGCGGCCCACGGCGTGGCCGAATATTGGATCATCGATCCCGAAGCCCAGACGGTTGAACAATACCTGCTTGATGGCGAAGCCTACAAACTGGCCGTGAAAACAGACAGCGCCAACAACGCAACGCTCAAGAGCGCCGCCATCCCCGGTTTTGCCATTCCGGTGCTAGCCCTCTTCGACTCGACCGAGCGCCAGCGCGCACTGCGCAACCTGCTGGCCTGA
- a CDS encoding PilZ domain-containing protein gives MRQGDQILFGLERAARAGADVELLNGYKGLPIITTASLVKVGDGLATLKVQKRQAACLGLEGHTYILCAELDEAASATVVELDKAAGTVALANFLYAGRKIGERAIVRVEPKESGLVTIRVGGQTLNGGLIDISMDGVGVHLATPGVDHLLKRQTTVQASFQLPNAQLEFSGTVVYLKTIGDSFRAGIDFSQASHLASAVTNYISQRRTEILNELDMV, from the coding sequence ATGAGACAGGGCGACCAAATTCTCTTTGGTCTGGAGCGGGCGGCAAGGGCCGGCGCCGACGTTGAACTTCTCAACGGCTACAAAGGCTTGCCCATTATCACCACTGCCTCTTTGGTAAAAGTCGGCGACGGCCTGGCGACTCTCAAAGTTCAGAAGCGCCAGGCGGCCTGCTTGGGGCTTGAAGGCCACACTTACATCCTCTGCGCCGAACTTGATGAGGCTGCCAGCGCCACAGTCGTTGAACTGGACAAGGCGGCGGGCACGGTGGCTCTGGCAAACTTTTTGTACGCGGGCCGCAAGATTGGCGAGCGGGCCATCGTGCGCGTTGAGCCAAAAGAGTCCGGCCTGGTGACGATCCGGGTTGGCGGCCAGACCCTCAACGGCGGCCTGATTGACATTTCCATGGACGGCGTGGGCGTTCACCTTGCCACGCCCGGCGTTGATCACCTCCTCAAACGTCAGACGACGGTGCAGGCCTCCTTTCAACTCCCGAACGCCCAACTTGAATTTTCGGGGACGGTGGTTTACCTCAAGACCATCGGCGATTCATTCCGGGCCGGCATTGATTTCTCCCAGGCTTCGCACCTTGCCAGCGCCGTCACCAACTATATCTCTCAACGCCGCACTGAGATTCTAAACGAATTGGACATGGTGTAG
- the recN gene encoding DNA repair protein RecN, which produces MLTELTITNFAIIDNLTLTFAPGFNVLTGETGAGKSIIIDAVSLLLGGRSDATMVRAGAEVARLEGVFTLDAELKTAVDPILEREELQDEGDGQALTLAREVRREGRNVCRVNGRTVSLAILKEIGQQLVDIHGQSEHLSLLRVREHVYLLDRYAGLESQRAELATAVRELNGVRHELGELVRGEKDAARRTDLLTFQINEIESAKLKPGEDKVLLEERTRLANAEKLAALADEAIVAAAEGVDDQHSATDLLGQAVRALNSLAKIDPTLEQHRDTAQSLSEQLTELARDLRGYREAIEFNPKRLDQVEERIDLIKSLQRKYGDTIEDVNAFGEKAQADLEGITHAGERIEALRKQEEAMLKKLGKLGQALSAVRREAGERLAQGIEAELGDLRMEGARFGVDVQWEEADDGALVNKDKRVAFDSTGIDRIEFLIAPNPGEGLKPLVKIASGGETARLMLALQGVLARADRTPTLIFDEIDQGIGGRVGAVVGAPPPKCNRFPPPSAWKRLPRCWAPRVKLPGKAQKNC; this is translated from the coding sequence ATGCTCACCGAACTCACCATCACCAACTTTGCCATCATAGACAACCTGACACTGACGTTCGCCCCCGGCTTCAACGTTCTGACGGGCGAGACCGGCGCGGGCAAGTCCATCATCATTGACGCCGTCAGTTTGCTGTTGGGCGGGCGAAGCGACGCGACAATGGTGCGGGCCGGGGCCGAGGTCGCCCGGCTCGAGGGTGTGTTCACACTCGACGCCGAACTAAAAACGGCGGTTGACCCGATTCTCGAACGAGAAGAATTGCAGGATGAAGGTGACGGGCAAGCGTTGACGCTCGCCCGTGAAGTCCGCCGCGAAGGCCGCAACGTCTGCCGGGTCAACGGGCGCACCGTCAGCCTGGCCATCCTCAAAGAGATCGGCCAGCAACTGGTGGACATTCACGGCCAGTCCGAGCATCTCTCGCTTCTGCGCGTGCGCGAGCATGTCTACCTGCTCGACCGTTATGCCGGTTTAGAGTCGCAACGCGCCGAACTGGCAACCGCCGTCCGCGAACTCAACGGCGTGCGCCACGAACTTGGCGAACTGGTGCGCGGCGAGAAAGATGCCGCCCGCCGCACCGACCTGCTCACCTTTCAGATCAACGAAATTGAGTCGGCCAAGCTCAAGCCCGGCGAAGACAAAGTGTTGCTCGAAGAACGAACGCGGCTGGCAAATGCCGAAAAGCTGGCCGCTCTGGCTGACGAAGCTATTGTCGCCGCCGCTGAGGGGGTGGATGATCAACACTCTGCCACCGACTTGCTGGGGCAGGCCGTTCGTGCCCTCAACAGCCTGGCCAAGATTGACCCGACTCTCGAACAGCACCGTGACACTGCCCAATCCCTTTCCGAACAACTCACTGAACTGGCGCGTGACTTGCGCGGCTACCGCGAAGCCATCGAGTTCAACCCCAAACGGCTCGATCAGGTGGAAGAACGAATTGACCTGATCAAGTCGCTCCAACGCAAATACGGGGACACGATAGAGGACGTCAACGCCTTCGGCGAAAAGGCTCAGGCCGACCTCGAAGGCATCACCCACGCCGGCGAACGCATCGAAGCTCTGCGAAAACAGGAAGAGGCCATGCTGAAAAAGCTCGGCAAGCTGGGGCAGGCGCTGTCGGCGGTGCGGCGCGAGGCAGGCGAACGGCTGGCGCAAGGCATCGAAGCCGAACTGGGCGACCTGCGAATGGAAGGGGCCAGATTTGGCGTGGACGTGCAGTGGGAGGAAGCCGACGACGGGGCGCTGGTGAACAAGGATAAGCGGGTGGCCTTTGACAGCACCGGCATTGACCGTATCGAATTTCTCATTGCGCCCAACCCCGGTGAGGGATTAAAACCGTTGGTGAAGATCGCCTCCGGCGGCGAAACGGCGCGGCTGATGCTGGCCCTCCAAGGGGTGCTGGCCCGCGCCGACCGCACGCCCACCCTGATCTTCGACGAGATTGATCAGGGCATCGGCGGGCGGGTGGGGGCGGTGGTGGGCGCACCACCACCGAAGTGCAACCGCTTTCCGCCGCCGAGCGCGTGGAAGAGATTACCCAGATGCTGGGCACCGAGGGTGAAGCTACCCGGCAAAGCGCAGAAGAATTGTTGA
- a CDS encoding B-box zinc finger protein, with the protein MTVETSESIFCANHPDRETSLRCNKCGKPICVKCARRMPTGYRCPECVNQQQQIFETALWYDYVIAAVVSAFLSGLAGALITRLGWFVFFLSPMAGGVIAEVIFRAVQKRRGKYLPWAAVGGVVLGALPLCALPLIVLVFSLFAGGDSGLSFGSLFSSLWLIVYVVMCASTLYYRLRGIRIN; encoded by the coding sequence ATGACTGTTGAAACTTCAGAAAGTATCTTCTGCGCCAACCACCCCGACCGCGAAACATCTTTGCGCTGTAACAAATGCGGCAAGCCCATCTGCGTCAAGTGCGCCCGGCGGATGCCCACCGGCTACCGTTGCCCGGAGTGCGTGAACCAGCAACAACAAATCTTTGAAACGGCGCTGTGGTACGACTATGTGATCGCCGCCGTGGTCTCGGCCTTTCTCTCCGGCCTGGCCGGGGCGCTGATCACCCGGCTGGGCTGGTTCGTGTTCTTTCTTTCGCCGATGGCCGGCGGCGTGATCGCCGAAGTGATCTTCCGGGCCGTGCAAAAGCGGCGGGGCAAGTATTTGCCCTGGGCCGCCGTCGGCGGCGTGGTGTTGGGCGCACTGCCCCTCTGCGCCCTGCCGCTGATCGTGCTGGTGTTCAGCCTGTTCGCCGGCGGCGATTCGGGCCTGAGCTTCGGTTCGCTCTTCAGCTCACTTTGGCTCATCGTCTACGTCGTCATGTGCGCCAGCACACTTTATTACCGGCTGAGAGGCATTCGCATCAACTGA
- a CDS encoding NAD(+)/NADH kinase, with product MTPTPPKRFVIFHHPKVHESLGLAEEMTAFIQKQGALAEYSSIDDKAKRASAGEADMLIALGGDGTMLRVGRLGAFNNQPVLGVNLGRLGFLMDAQPDDWPDVLRRMLCGDFWLEERMMLSVSHCQNGVTLRAYEVLNELVVSRGTVVRPIRLQTSVNDTPLTTYVADGLIAATPTGSTAYAMAAGGPVLSPEAKSILLVPIAPHLSLDRAIILPPDIVVEIAVRTDHQAVFSIDGQQSVPLRDQDLLRARTSRYVARFVRITPPTHFYKTLADRMTQNPTADKAK from the coding sequence GTGACTCCGACTCCGCCGAAACGCTTTGTCATCTTTCACCATCCCAAAGTTCACGAGTCGTTGGGGCTGGCTGAAGAGATGACGGCCTTCATTCAGAAACAGGGCGCTCTGGCCGAATACAGTTCAATTGACGACAAGGCCAAACGCGCCAGCGCCGGGGAAGCCGACATGCTCATCGCCCTCGGCGGCGACGGCACCATGCTCCGGGTTGGCCGACTCGGCGCGTTCAACAACCAACCGGTGTTGGGCGTCAACCTGGGGCGGCTCGGCTTTCTGATGGATGCCCAGCCCGACGACTGGCCCGACGTTCTGCGGCGGATGTTGTGCGGCGACTTCTGGCTTGAAGAGCGAATGATGTTGAGCGTCTCGCATTGCCAGAACGGCGTCACTTTGCGCGCTTACGAAGTGTTGAACGAATTGGTGGTCTCGCGCGGCACGGTGGTGCGGCCTATTCGTCTGCAAACTTCCGTCAACGATACGCCGCTGACCACTTACGTGGCCGACGGATTGATTGCGGCTACACCCACCGGTTCGACGGCTTATGCAATGGCCGCGGGCGGCCCGGTGTTGTCGCCGGAGGCTAAAAGTATTTTGCTGGTGCCCATCGCCCCTCACCTTTCGCTGGATCGGGCCATTATTCTGCCGCCCGACATCGTCGTCGAGATCGCCGTGCGCACCGATCACCAGGCCGTCTTCAGCATAGACGGCCAGCAAAGTGTGCCCCTGCGCGATCAAGACCTGTTGCGGGCCAGGACGAGCCGCTACGTCGCCCGTTTTGTGCGCATCACGCCGCCCACTCACTTCTATAAGACTCTAGCCGACCGGATGACCCAGAACCCGACGGCGGATAAGGCTAAATGA
- a CDS encoding DUF2270 domain-containing protein, with translation MTQPDSPNPDNDAETTRPSEPVWSFRGYQMRPAEFNTAMVHFYRGEIQRSNAWRTRLDTTTNWAVVAAGAAISFALSDPNHHYGVIILDTLLVTLFLWIEARRYRYYELWSYRVRLMETDFFAAMLVPPFSPSADWAESLAESLLHPDFPISMWEAFGRRFRRNYMWIFFILAAAWVLKSFLHPVPAISLTEFIERSALGPVPGWAMLVAGLIYNGALFLIGFGTAGLSQATGEVLPKWGEFPILSNLWRAMEVSETISETRSSTRASQRPGRKRQQLLALVISARPQEVADSILKELKRGVTALHGKGMYARQERDVLMIAVTVTEMPQLKALVKAQDPNAFIIVAPAQEILGRGFQSLNE, from the coding sequence ATGACTCAGCCTGACTCGCCCAACCCTGATAACGACGCCGAGACAACGCGGCCCAGCGAACCGGTGTGGTCGTTTCGCGGCTATCAAATGCGCCCGGCCGAGTTCAACACGGCCATGGTGCATTTTTATCGCGGCGAGATTCAACGCTCGAACGCCTGGCGCACCCGGCTGGACACCACTACCAACTGGGCCGTCGTCGCCGCCGGGGCCGCCATCTCCTTCGCCCTCTCCGACCCCAATCATCATTACGGCGTCATCATCCTCGACACTTTGTTGGTCACGCTCTTTCTGTGGATCGAAGCCCGGCGCTATCGTTATTACGAACTGTGGTCGTATCGCGTGCGCCTGATGGAGACCGACTTCTTCGCCGCCATGCTCGTTCCGCCCTTCTCGCCCAGCGCCGACTGGGCCGAGAGCCTGGCCGAAAGTTTGTTGCATCCAGACTTCCCCATCAGCATGTGGGAAGCGTTTGGCCGCCGCTTCCGCCGCAACTATATGTGGATCTTCTTCATCCTCGCCGCCGCCTGGGTGTTGAAAAGCTTCTTGCATCCAGTCCCGGCCATCTCATTAACCGAGTTTATCGAACGGTCGGCGCTTGGCCCGGTGCCGGGCTGGGCCATGTTGGTGGCCGGTCTGATCTACAACGGCGCCCTGTTCCTCATCGGCTTTGGCACCGCGGGCCTGAGTCAAGCCACCGGCGAAGTTCTGCCCAAGTGGGGCGAGTTCCCCATCCTCAGCAATTTGTGGCGAGCCATGGAAGTGTCGGAGACGATCTCGGAAACGCGAAGCTCGACCCGCGCCTCGCAACGCCCGGGGCGCAAGCGCCAACAATTGCTGGCGCTCGTTATCTCGGCCCGGCCACAGGAAGTTGCCGACAGCATCCTCAAAGAGTTGAAGCGCGGCGTCACCGCGCTGCACGGCAAAGGCATGTACGCCCGGCAGGAGCGTGACGTGCTAATGATCGCCGTCACTGTCACCGAAATGCCTCAACTCAAGGCGCTGGTGAAGGCGCAGGACCCCAACGCCTTCATCATCGTCGCCCCGGCGCAGGAAATTCTTGGGCGCGGCTTCCAATCGCTCAACGAATAA
- a CDS encoding RNA-directed DNA polymerase yields MNLFKSLFNTVSGGRSPADLAKWLDLPEAELREWLTNKPAWARGYEYARFSIPKRRGGVRAIEAPNKKLKALQRRILRRLLNPLKFHPAATGFVPGRSIVDNARPHAGRGVVINIDLAEFFPTITAERVTQVFRSLGWGAEAATILTNICAYEGRLPQGAPTSPALSNLICRKLDERFSALVKRYKGQYTRYADDITFSFPGLGRNKRLRPKPKGRPPLARPAQGGPGRTLLTLIKTIVEEEGFRIQMKKKVRVQRPHQRQTATGLVVNRQVNLPRTTRRLIRAMQHRQRLDQLDAEGQRRLKGLEALMDMVSRQRG; encoded by the coding sequence ATGAATCTGTTCAAGTCGCTCTTCAACACTGTCTCGGGTGGCCGGTCGCCTGCCGACCTGGCGAAATGGCTCGACCTGCCGGAAGCTGAACTGCGCGAGTGGTTGACGAACAAGCCGGCCTGGGCGCGGGGCTACGAATACGCCCGCTTCTCGATCCCCAAACGGCGCGGCGGCGTTCGCGCCATTGAAGCGCCAAACAAGAAACTCAAAGCTCTGCAAAGGCGAATACTGCGCCGCCTGCTCAACCCGCTCAAGTTTCACCCGGCGGCCACCGGCTTCGTGCCGGGCCGCTCCATCGTGGACAATGCCCGGCCTCACGCCGGGCGCGGCGTGGTGATCAACATTGACCTCGCCGAGTTCTTTCCCACCATCACTGCCGAGCGGGTGACTCAGGTCTTTCGCAGTTTAGGCTGGGGCGCAGAAGCGGCGACGATCTTGACTAACATTTGCGCTTACGAAGGCCGCTTGCCTCAAGGCGCGCCCACCTCACCGGCCCTCAGCAATCTGATCTGCCGCAAGCTGGACGAAAGATTTTCGGCGCTGGTCAAACGATACAAGGGCCAATACACGCGCTACGCCGACGACATTACCTTCTCATTCCCCGGCCTGGGACGAAACAAACGCCTGCGGCCCAAACCCAAAGGCCGCCCGCCGCTGGCCCGCCCGGCTCAAGGCGGCCCGGGCCGCACTCTGCTTACCCTCATCAAAACCATCGTCGAAGAAGAAGGCTTTCGCATCCAAATGAAAAAGAAGGTTCGTGTCCAACGCCCGCACCAGCGGCAGACTGCCACTGGCCTGGTTGTGAACCGCCAGGTGAACCTGCCGCGCACCACCCGCCGCCTGATTCGTGCCATGCAACATCGTCAGCGCCTGGACCAACTCGACGCCGAAGGACAGAGACGGCTGAAAGGGCTTGAGGCGCTCATGGACATGGTCAGCCGCCAACGTGGATGA